A genomic window from Planctomycetota bacterium includes:
- the carA gene encoding glutamine-hydrolyzing carbamoyl-phosphate synthase small subunit translates to MTSPTTPTRIAKLALEDGTVFTGVAFGAVDRPEPLAGEVVFNTSMTGYQEILTDPSYTGQIVTMTYPHIGNYGVNVQDLESTKVQPAGFIVRELANRASNYRSTQQLEDWLAAQGVLGISGIDTRALTRKLRITGAMRGVLSATQLDDAKLVAAAKASPVMDGQNLAEVVSPHDTCTWSESLGDWRPIQGQLPPGQMKRRIVAIDCGAKSNILRNLADTGNEVIVVPHDVKPEQILEYKPDGLFVSNGPGDPAAVAVTIDTLRKLHGQLPIFGICLGHQMLGLSLGAKTFKLKFGHRGGNQPVQNLATRKVEITSQNHGFAVEVESLKKVGGLPTHINLNDQTLEGFRHRDLPIFAVQYHPEASPGPHDASYLFDCFIDMMNTGLSPSAEAMDAAQRRRNKVAG, encoded by the coding sequence GCTGGCCGGCGAAGTCGTCTTCAACACCTCGATGACCGGCTATCAGGAAATCCTCACCGATCCGTCCTACACCGGGCAGATCGTCACGATGACGTATCCGCACATCGGCAACTACGGCGTGAACGTGCAGGATCTTGAGTCGACGAAGGTGCAGCCCGCGGGGTTCATCGTGCGCGAGCTTGCGAACCGGGCGAGCAACTACCGTTCGACGCAACAGCTCGAAGACTGGCTGGCGGCGCAGGGCGTATTGGGCATCAGCGGGATCGACACGCGGGCGCTGACCCGCAAGCTGCGCATCACCGGCGCGATGCGCGGCGTTCTGAGCGCGACGCAGCTCGATGACGCCAAGCTCGTCGCCGCGGCGAAGGCGAGCCCCGTGATGGACGGGCAGAACCTCGCCGAGGTCGTCAGCCCGCATGACACATGCACATGGAGCGAATCGCTGGGCGACTGGCGACCGATTCAGGGTCAGCTTCCGCCGGGGCAAATGAAGCGGCGCATCGTCGCCATCGACTGCGGCGCGAAGTCCAATATCCTGCGCAATCTCGCGGACACGGGCAACGAAGTGATCGTGGTTCCGCATGATGTGAAGCCCGAACAGATTCTCGAGTACAAGCCCGATGGTTTGTTCGTGAGCAACGGCCCGGGCGATCCGGCGGCGGTGGCGGTGACCATCGATACGCTCCGCAAGCTGCACGGCCAACTGCCGATCTTCGGCATCTGCCTCGGACATCAGATGCTCGGCCTGTCGCTCGGCGCCAAGACGTTCAAACTCAAGTTCGGCCATCGCGGCGGCAATCAGCCCGTGCAGAATCTCGCCACGCGCAAAGTCGAAATCACCAGCCAGAACCACGGGTTCGCCGTCGAAGTCGAATCGCTCAAAAAAGTCGGCGGCCTTCCCACGCACATCAACCTCAACGATCAGACCCTCGAGGGTTTTCGCCATCGCGACCTGCCGATTTTCGCCGTCCAGTACCACCCCGAGGCCTCCCCGGGCCCGCATGACGCCAGTTATCTGTTCGATTGCTTCATCGACATGATGAACACGGGGCTCAGTCCGTCGGCCGAGGCGATGGACGCGGCGCAGCGCCGGCGCAACAAGGTGGCGGGGTGA